The window AACGCTCCACCCGCACGGGCGGGCAATCCGACAGATCGGGCGCGTAGCCTTCGCGGGTGTGAACGATGAACGCTCCGGCCTCTCGCGCCTCCTCCAGAAGGCGGATGGCATTGGGCAATATAGGCAGCACCCAGTCCAGTCCCCCGCAGAGGTCGCTATAGCCACCCCGGGCGCAGAAGTCCCTCTGGAAGTCGATCATCAAAAGGCCGAAGTCGTTCATGACCTGGTTATTTGGCGAAGTCGGGAGCGAGCAGCCCGGCCACGGTGGCGTCCTTGTCGACGGACCCCTTGTTCTTGAAGAAAATCAGCAGTTCGTCTGCGCTCTTCGCGGCTTCGCCCTTCATCTGGGCGGAACTGGCAGCGAGGTCGTAGAGCGTCACCTTGCCGAGCATGCCCTTGATATCCTCGGCAGGAACCTCCAGAGCCTTGCCCGCGATGGCTGCAGCCTCGTCGGGGTGTGCCTTCACGAATTCCGTCGCCTTGTTCATGGCGGCGAGGAACGCTGCGATTTCCGCTTTTTTGGCTTTTTCACCCTGTGCGCTGATGACCACGCAATCGGTAAGCACGTTTGGTGCCTGTTTCGAGGTGAAGACCGCATTGGCATTTCCTGCTCCGACGAGCTGGCTGATCCACGGCTCCCATGTTACGGCGGCGTCGACGTTCCCGGCCTTTAGGGCGGTCCCGGCGGCGTCGGGGTCCATGTTGACGAGGGTCACGTCTTTTTCGGTCAGGCCTCCAGCTTGCAGGGCCTTTTGCAGGAGCACCTCGTTGCACTCGCCCAGGGTCACGGCGATCTTCCTGCCCTTCAGGTCGGCGGGCGTTTTCACCGCCGGGCCGCCGAGCACGGCATCGGCTCCGGCCGAGGTGTCGACGAGCGCGACCACCTTGAGGGAACCCGGCGCATTGGCGGAGCGCAGGATGGCGGCGTCGACGGTCGAGAGATGGATGTCGAGATCGCCCGAGATCAGGGGCACAAGGCCCTCGCCCGGGGCGCTGAAGACCTTGGGCTGCACATCGAGCCCGGCTTGTTTGAAGTACCCTTTATCCT of the Terrimicrobium sacchariphilum genome contains:
- a CDS encoding ABC transporter substrate-binding protein — translated: MKHTMKAIAALLVAALTGSAHAAETKPLKVGYNNWVGFIAFFVAQDKGYFKQAGLDVQPKVFSAPGEGLVPLISGDLDIHLSTVDAAILRSANAPGSLKVVALVDTSAGADAVLGGPAVKTPADLKGRKIAVTLGECNEVLLQKALQAGGLTEKDVTLVNMDPDAAGTALKAGNVDAAVTWEPWISQLVGAGNANAVFTSKQAPNVLTDCVVISAQGEKAKKAEIAAFLAAMNKATEFVKAHPDEAAAIAGKALEVPAEDIKGMLGKVTLYDLAASSAQMKGEAAKSADELLIFFKNKGSVDKDATVAGLLAPDFAK